The Streptomyces tendae DNA segment GGTGGGCGGCGGGCCCTCCTCGCCCATCAGCAGGCACGCCTGCTTCACCTCGCCCGTGACGACAGCGGTGACCCATGCGGCGACCGTCGCCTCCGGCGAGGACCGGTCCGCGGTGGACGAGTCCGCCGGGGCGGACGCTGAGGGGGACTGCGGGGACGCCGCCGGTGAGCTGCTCGTCGTCGCCTTCGCGTCGGTCGTGGGACCGTCCTCGCCGGAACAGCCCGTGAGGCCCGCGGCCGCCGCCAGCAGTCCCGCGGTCACCCAGCCCACATGCTTCGTTCTGTCGCTCACTCGCACCGTCCCGGTCGTCACGTCGTCGTGTACGGCACCGCCTGCCACAGACGCACAGGTGGCACCAGTCGCATGTCGAAGACGCGTTCGGAGAAGCGGTGGTTCCGGCCGGCACCCCGTACGTGAACACCCCCCGCACCCGCGCCGGCGCCGATCGACGCGCCGCGTGTGCACAGCGTTCCCTCAGCGGGCCTCCGGCGGCCGCTGCCGGGGCATGTTCGGCCGGGCGCCGTTCGGCGGGGACGGAAGACGACCGGCCGGGACGGCGCCCTCCGGCCGCCCCGCCCCGGCCAGCACCGTCCGCACCCCCAGCGGCGCGCCCCCGCTGCGGAACTCCATCATCCAGTCGGCAGTCTCGACCCGGACCAGCTCCGTCACGTCCTCCGTGAAGCGCCGCAGCACCGTCAGACAGCGCTCCGCCGCCTCACCGGCCGTGCCCTCCGCGGGGCCCAGCACCTCGCGGACGCACTCCGACGCCCAGTCGAACTGGAACGCCTGCAGCCGCCGGTGCACGGCCTGCACGGTCGCGACGTCCCGCATCCAGCCGGACGTCATCCCGAAGAACCGGTCGCCCGCCACGCACGCCACGGCGAGCAGCAGCGCGAGATATCCCCAGGGCGTGACACCGTCCGCCGCCCCGGTCAGGTCCAGCAGCGGCAGCGCGGCCCCGGTCAGCGCGCCCAGCGCGGAGCCGGCCCGCAGCGCCCACGCGCACCGCCGCTTCCAGGCCCGGTCGGCCAGGTACCAGGCGGCCGTGTCCAGCGCCCCGCGCTCCACCCACCGGTACAGCTCGTCCAGCCGCGCGGCCGGCTCACCCCAGTCCCCGAGCGGGAACGCCCGCCCTCCGGGGTCGCCGGGCCACGGTCCGGCCGCGCCGTCGCCCCGCCCGTCGTGTGGCCGACCCTCGGGCTGCATCTCCGGCTGAACCACCCGGTATCTCCCCTCCTGAACCGACCTGGCCGGCTCCGCGCCCACGCACCGTGCGCGCTCGGCCGGTCACGCGTGGTGCTCGCGCGCCGGGCCTTTCCTACCGCCCAACGGGTGGGCGCGTCGGGGGTTCGCGTCCTTTTACGCCCGGAAGGGGGCCGTGATCAGGTATAGGGCCCCCGAGGGGACTCACCCGAAAGTGTGCCGGGGCGACGGCTGTCCCGACCACGTAGGCTCGTGCCGAGCGGTGCGTCCCCTCGCACCCGGACCGACGGACCGACCTAGGAGCTGAATCGTGATCCCCGGTGGTGGCCAGCCCAACATGCAGCAGCTGCTCCAGCAGGCACAGAAGATGCAGCAGGATTTGGCCAAGGCCCAGGAGGAACTGGCCAGGACGGAGGTCGAGGGCCAGGCCGGCGGCGGTCTGGTCAAGGCGACCGTCACCGGATCCGGCGAACTGCGGTCGCTGAAGATCGACCCGAAGGCGGTGGACCCGGAGGACACCGAGACCCTCGCGGACCTGGTCGTCGCGGCGGTCCAGGCGGCCAACGAGAACGCCCAGACGCTGCAGCAGCAGAAGCTCGGTCCGCTCGCCCAGGGGCTCGGCGGGGGCGGCATCCCCGGTCTCCCCTTCTGAGCGAGGCCACCGGCCCGGGCCTCGCGGGCCTTCGGGGCTTCTAAGCGGGGCCGCGGGCCTCTACCGTACGTAGTGAAGGAACACCAGGAAGGACGGCAGTCCGTTGTACGAAGGCGTGGTCCAGGACCTCATCGACGAGCTGGGGCGGCTGCCCGGCGTCGGTCCCAAGAGCGCGCAGCGGATCGCCTTCCACATCCTGCAGGCGGAGCCCACGGACGTACGGCGTCTGGCGCACGCGCTGATGGAGGTCAAGGCGAAGGTCCGCTTCTGCGCGACCTGCGGGAACGTCGCGCAGGAGGAGCAGTGCAACATCTGCCGCGACACCCGCCGCGACCCCGCGGTCATCTGCGTCGTGGAGGAGCCCAAGGACGTCGTGGCCATCGAGCGCACCCGTGAGTTCCGGGGCCGCTACCACGTGCTGGGCGGCGCGATCAGCCCGATCGACGGGGTCGGCCCCGACGATCTGCGCATACGGGAACTCCTGGCCCGGCTGGCGGACGGCACGGTGACCGAGCTGATCCTGGCCACGGACCCCAATCTCGAAGGCGAGGCCACGGCCACGTACCTCGCCCGCATGATCAAGCCCATGGGCCTGAAGGTCACCCGCCTGGCCAGCGGCCTCCCGGTGGGCGGCGACCTGGAATACGCGGACGAGGTGACCCTCGGCCGCGCCTTCGAGGGGAGACGACTCCTAGATGTCTGACGCCACGCTGCACGCGACGCACCAGAACCCGGACGACTTCGCGGTACAGATCGCCGATCAGATCGAGAGTTTCCTGGTCGCCGTCACCGAGGTCGCGAAAGGCGACGAGCCGGACTCGGCCGTGCCGTTCCTCCTCCTGGAGGTCTCCCAGCTGCTGCTGGCCGGCGGTCGCCTGGGCGCCCACGAGGACATCGTCCCCGACGAGCGTTACGAGCCCGACATGGGCCCCGAGGCGGACGTCGACGAACTCCGCGAGAACCTCGCCCGGCTCCTGGATCCGATCGACGTCTACTCCGAGGTCTTCGACCCCTACGAGCCCCGCAAGGCCCCGGTTCCGGCCCGCATCTCCGACGACCTCACCGACGTCATCACCGACCTGCGCCACGGCATGGCCCACTACCGCGCCGGCCGTACGTCGGAGGCGCTGTGGTGGTGGCAGTTCTCCTACTTCTCCAACTGGGGCTCCACGGCGTCCGCGTCGCTGCGCGCCCTGCAGTCGGTCGTCGCCCACGTCCGCCTGAACCAGCCCCTGGCCGAGCTCGACGGCCTGGACACCGACCAGGGCATCGGCGACGACACCCTCGAGTTCGAGGCGGGCAGGGTCATGGCCGAGGAGATCGGCACCCCTCTGGGCGTGCGTCCCGTCACCTGAGGGGCTTGCGAGACCGCGGTCCTCGACTCCGCGCCGCGCCCCGTCAGCCCCAGGGCGGCCCTTCGTTGATCCCGAACAGCACGGACATCAGCACCAGCAGCCCCAGCGGTACGACGACGAACGCCGTCTCCGGCCGTTCCCGCCGTACCGTCTGCCACGCGAGCGCGACGAGCGGCCCCGACAGCCCTCCGGCCATCAGCGCCCACCCCGCCGCACGGCTGCCGGCCACGTTGAACGCGACGAACGCCGCCAGGACGAACAGCGCGGGAGAGGCCCACAGGTGCCGCAGCGCCTGCGGGGCTTCGACGTCGCTCATCGATGTGTCTCCTTCCGCCGCGGGGTGGTGCGCCGTCCCCCCGGCACGGCGCACCACCCCCACACGACGAGTCCGGTGTCTCAGACGAGGCCGCGGATGTACGTGTACAGCTGGTACTGAGCCTCGGCGCCGGCCGCGACCCAGGCGATGCGGACCGGGTGGTACCAGGGCAGACCGTCCATGTACGAACGGAACTTGCCCCAGTTCGACTTGGCGGCCTTGACCGCGCCGCTGTACACCTTGCCGCCGTGCTTCTTCAGCAGGTTGAACAGGGCCTTGGCGGCGCCTCCGACGGCCCCACGGGCCTGGACCTCGGTGGCCGTTCCGTCGGCCACGGCCCGCAGGGACGTGGTGTCCCGGGCGTTCAGTCCGGCGGAGACGGCCGGGTCGGCGAGGAGCGCGCGGGCCTGGGCCGCGGTGAGTGCCGGCGCGGACGAAACCGCCGCGGGGGCCGAGGTGGTGGCCTCGGAGGCCTGCGCCAGGCTCGCGCCCGCCCCGACCGCCAGGACGGCGACGGCCGAAACAGCGGCCAGACGCAGAGTAGTGCGGGTCATGTACGATCTCCCTTGTGTTCAATCACAAGGGGAGGAAGCCCAAAAGGGCGACCTGGACTGGCGTGGAAACCGAAATGGTCCCCCCGTGGACTTCTTCCCCCGATTAACTTCCCCTCCGGCCGCCGCGTCACTTCGTAAGGGCGGTTCCGGCGTCCGAACCCGGCTGGTCAGGCCAGGTGTTCGACGCGGCAGGAATGTAACACGGTGGATGATCATCTCGCCAATGGCTGTTTTTGTTCACCTGTCCGCGGGGTCGGGTAATTCAGTTTTGAATTCAACGTCCGGGGCTTGTCGGCGACGCCCTCGAATCTCCCGCGTTTCCGCAGGCCGTCGGAGCTTGAGAGAAAATGGAGCGGAACGCGGGCCGGCGCCGGTGCCCGACACGTTCCGGCCCGTCCGGCGTCGTCGACCGTCCCGGGCCGCCCGTGGGCGTCAGCCCCCACACCCGGTTCCAAAAGCCTCAGCGACTGAAAACTGCCACGCCGAAGTGTGACGCGGGGCACTTTTCGAGTGGCGGGGCTGCGGTTGGGCATGAGCCCCTGGCGAGCGTCCGATGTCTCACCATGCGATATCGCGAAGGGGGGATTTTCGGACGTCGATAGACTGAGCGGACCACGCCGCACACATGTGTGGGCGGACTGTGGACAACGACGGACTGAGCGAGGAGCGCACGTGGGCCTTGTCGTGCAGAAGTACGGAGGCTCCTCCGTAGCCGATGCCGAAGGCATCAAGCGCGTCGCCAAGCGGATCGTGGAAGCCAAGAAGAACGGCCACCAGGTGGTCGCCGTGGTTTCCGCGATGGGCGACACGACGGATGAGCTGATCGATCTCGCCGAGCAGGTTTCCCCGATCCCTGCCGGCCGCGAGCTCGACATGCTGCTGACCGCCGGATCTCCATGGCCCTGCTGGCCATGGCGATCAAGAACCTGGGCCACAACGCCCAGAGCTTCACCGGCAGCCAGGCAGGTGTCATCACCGACTCGGTCCACAACAAAGCCCGCATCATCGATGTCACACCGGGCCGGATCAAGGCCTCGGTGGACGAGGGCAACATCGCCATCGTCGCCGGGTTCCAGGGCGTCAGCCAGGACACCAAGGACATCACCACGCTCGGCCGCGGCGGCTCCGACACCACCGCCGTCGCCCTCGCCGCCGCGCTCGAGGCCGAGGTGTGCGAGATCTACACGGACGTCGACGGTGTGTTCACCGCCGACCCGCGCGTGGTGAAGAAGGCCAGGAAGATCGACTGGATCTCGTTCGAGGACATGCTCGAACTGGCCGCCTCCGGCTCCAAGGTGCTGCTCCACCGCTGCGTGGAGTACGCCCGCCGGTACAACATCCCGATCCACGTCCGCTCGTCCTTCAGCGGACTGCAGGGCACGTGGGTCAGCAGCGAGCCGATCGAGCAAGGGGACAAGCAGGTGGAGCAGGCTCTCATCTCCGGTGTCGCGCACGACACCTCCGAGGCCAAGGTCACGGTCGTCGGCGTGCCCGACAAGCCCGGCGAGGCCGCGTCGATCTTCCGCACGATCGCGGACGCCGAGATCAACATCGACATGGTCGTGCAGAACGTGTCCGCCGCGTCCACGGGGCTGACGGACATCTCCTTCACCCTGCCGAAGACCGAGGGCCGCAAGGCCATCGACGCCCTGGAGAAGAACAAGGGCACCATCGGCTTCGACTCCCTGCGCTACGACGACCAGATCGGCAAGATCTCCCTCGTCGGCGCGGGCATGAAGACCAACCCCGGCGTCACGGCCGACTTCTTCACGGCGCTCAGCGACGCCGGCGTCAACATCGAACTGATCTCGACCTCCGAGATCCGCATCTCGGTCGTCACCCGCAAGGACGACGTGCCGGAGGCCGTGCGCGCCGTGCACAGCGCCTTCGGCCTGGACTCCGACAGTGACGAGGCCGTGGTCTACGGAGGCACCGGCCGCTGATGACCGGCACCGCAGGACCCGGACGTTCCGGGCGGCCGACGCTCGCGGTCGTGGGAGCGACCGGGGCCGTCGGCACGGTCATGCTCCAGATCCTGTCCCAGCGCGCGGACGTCTGGGGCGAGATCAGGCTCATCGCCTCCCCGCGCTCGGCCGGCCGCAAGCTGGCCGTGCGCGGCGAGGAGGTCGAGGTGGTGGCGCTCACCGGGGACGCCTTCGACGGGGTCGACGTCGCGATGTTCGACGTGCCCGACGAGGTCTCCGCCGAGTGGGCGCCCGTCGCCGCCGCCCGCGGCGCCGTGGTCGTCGACAACTCCGGCGCCTTCCGCATGGACCCGGACGTGCCGCTGGTCGTGCCCGAGGTCAACCCGCACGCGGTGCGGAGCCGCCCGCGCGGCATCGTCGCCAACCCCAACTGCACCACCCTGTCGATGATCGTCGCGATGGGCGCGCTGCACGCCGAGTTCGGCCTGCGTGAGCTGGTCGTCTCCTCGTACCAGGCGGTCAGCGGGGCCGGTCAGGCCGGCGTGCGGACCCTGCGCGAACAGCTGTCCCTGGTGGCCGGCACCGACCTGGGCACGAATCCGGGCGACGTGCGGCGGGCCGTGGGGGACAACACCGGGCCGTTCCCGGAGCCGGTCGCGCTGAACGTCGTGCCGTGGGCCGGCTCGCTGCGGGAGGACGGCTGGTCGTCCGAGGAGATGAAGGTGCGGGACGAGTCCCGCAAGATCCTCGGCCTGCCCTCCCTTCCCGTCGCGGTCACCTGCGTCCGCGTCCCCGTGGTCACCGTGCACTCCCTCACCGTGCACGCCCGCTTCGAGGGCGAGGTCACCGTCGCCAAGGCCCGCGAGATCCTCGCGACCGCCCCCGGCGTGGTCCTCTTCGACAACCCGGCCGCGGGCGAGTTCCCCACCCCCGCCGACGTCGTCGGCACCGACCCGACCTGGGTCGGCCGGGTGCGCCGGACCCTGGACGACCCGACGGCGCTGGAGCTGTTCGTGTGCGGGGACAACCTGCGCAAGGGCGCCGCGCTCAACACCGCGCAGATCGCCGAACTGGTGGCCGCCGAGCGGCCGGTGCCCTAGCCCCGGGCGCATACCCGCGGTGCCCTGGCCCCGGGCGCATACCCCGGCCGGTAAATGTTCTGGATCACGGAGGATTCGTTTGTAGGATCCGTGAGGAACTTGTGGACCGGTTCTTCGGTCTGGACCACTTGAACATGCAACTTCCTGGACCGAGGATTGCAGACGAGGATTCACCTCCCCGCCAGCCGCAACCGAGCGGAGGGCGGGGAGCGTCTTTGCGGTCACCCTTATCCGGGGCGTGGGGACGCTGCTTCCCAGACGTGGGGACGTCTGGAACCGGGCGTGGGGACGTCCGTTCATATGAAACACAGGGGAAGAGCGGGTCGCATGAGGGCATTCGATGTGCTGTCGGTGGTGCTGCCTGACGCGGGTGGGCGGTGGACGGCACCGGTCGGCGCATACGTGACGCCCGGCACGTACAACCCTTACGGGGGGAAGCGTGTCCAACTGGCGTGGCAGAGGTACTCGACTTCACAGCGCCGCGCGGCACGGCCCTCCGGCCGCCCCGCGCCACGCTCCGGCCCCGCGTGGCCGGCGCGTCCGGTGGCATGCCGGTGATCGCGCCCATGCCCGCAGCGCGCCCCGCCCGCATCCCCGGTCAGCGCGACGGCGCCGACGACACCGTGGCGGCCGGTACCACGGTCGACCACCTCACCGAGACCTACCGCACCCACTACCGCTCCCTGCTGGGACTCGCGGCGCTCCTCCTCGACGACACCGCCTCCTGCGAGGACGTCGTCCAGGAGGCGTTCATCCGCGTCCACTCCGCCCGCAAACGGGTCAGGGACCCCGAGAAGACGCTGGCTTACCTGCGGCAGACGGTCGTCAATCTCTCCCGTTCCGCGCTGCGCCGCCGCATCCTCGGCCTGAAGCTGCTGTCCAAGCCGATGCCGGACATGGCGAGCGCGGAGGAGGGGGCGTACGACCAGCTCGAGCGCGACTCCCTCATCAAGGCGATGAAGAACCTGCAGCGCCGCCAGCGCGAGGTGCTGGTGCTGCGCTACTTCGCCGACATGACGGAGGCCCAGGTCGCCGAGACGCTCGGCATCTCGCTGGGCTCGGTGAAGGCGTACGGCTCACGGGGCATCGCGGCGCTGCGGGTGGCCATGGAGGCACCGGCATGAGCGAGGGCCAGGACATGCGGGACCCGCGGCACGAGGAGCGTGAGCCGGAGGACCCGCGCGGCACGTCCGCCGGCGTGGCGGGGTCCGCGGACGATCGGGAGTCGGCTGACGATCAGGAGCCCGAGGACGGTCGGGGGCCCGCCGACCGGCAGGAGCCCGAGGACGGTCGGGAGCCCGCCGACCGGCAGGAGCCCGTTGAGTCCGAAAGCGGCCGGGAGTCCGAGGGCGGCCGGGCGCCGGATGCCGTTGAGGACACCGATGACGGCGACGGCGACGGGCGTGCGGACGCCGGCGAGGCCCCGCCCTTGCACTTGCCCGGGCCCGCGCGCGGCCCGCAACACGAGGGCGTGCCCGTGGCGGACGGGCTCGCGCGGCTGCGCGCGCTCGTGACACCGCCCGGGCAGCACCCGACACACACGCACGCTGGGAACGGAACTGTGAACGACGGCCGGGACGAACAGAGCCCCGAAGGGCTCGACTCGGACGAACTGCAACTGCGAGCCCTGCTGCACCAGGCCGTCCAGGACGTGGAGCCGAGCGACGGCACCCTGGACTACCTGCGCCGGGCCGTCCCCGCCCGCCGCGCGCGCAAACGCCAGGCCCTCGTCGGCGCGGCCGCCGCCGCGCTGTTCCTCGGCACCGCCGTCCCCGCGCTGGTCCACGTCTCCGGCGCCGCCGGCTCGGACGCCAACCCGTCCGCCGTCGGCCACGCCTCGCAGGCCCAGGGCGGCACCGGTCAGGGCAAGGACCCGGGCCAGGGCGAGACCACCGCCGGCGGCGCCTCCGACGAGGTCGAGGGCGACGACCACGGAGGCAAGAAGGAGGGGGACAAGGCCAGTGCCGGCGCCGGCACCGGCACGGGCGCGACCGAGGGCACCGACCCGTCGGCCGGCACCACGGCGGCCGCCCCCGCCTGTACCGGCTCCCAGCTCGGCCCGGCCACCGCGACCAGCGCCGCCCCCGACTCCGCGGGCGCGGTCTACGGCTCGTTCCGGGTCGCCAACGTCTCCGGTGCGAGCTGCACCGTGGAGGGCGCGGGCTCCGTGGGCGCGACCCCGCAGGGCGCGGCCGACGCGGCGAAGGTCGGGACGGCGCGGCATGTCGCGGGTGACGCGGCGGCCGGACTGCCCGACCCGTCCCTGGAGGCGGCGACCCTGGTGCTCAAGCCGGGCGACGCGTACGAGGTGCGGTTCGCCTGGGTGCCGTCCGAGACGTGTCCCGTGCCCGGCGACACGACGGGCGGCGGCACCGGCGGTCCCACGGCGGACCCGACACCGTCCGACAACCCGACGAACACGGCCGGCGCGACGACCGGCACCGGCGGCGGTACGGCGACGCAGCTGCTCCGGGAGGACGGCGGCACCGAAGGCAGCGTGACGGTGACCTACACGGCGGTGACGGGCTCCGGCTCGGCCACCGCGACCGTCGCCAACGCCTGCGCCGGCACGGTCTACTGGACGGGGCTGCTCACGCCGGTCGGCTGACGGGGGACGTCGTCGCCGTCGGTCCCGTCGGCGGCCTGCGGCTGCCCGCCGTCGCCGTCGTCCCCGTCGGTGCCGCGCGGCTCACCGCCGTCGGCGTCGGGGCCGAGGCCCAGCTCCGCGTCGCGGGCGAGCTCCACCTCGCGGCGCAGCAGCCGGAACCACATGAAGATCACGAAGCCGACGAAGGCGAACCACTCGGCGGTGTAGCCGAGGTTCTGGAAGGCCTTCAGGTCCAGCCCCGTGCCGCCGGGCGCGGCCGCGGGCACCGCGTTCATCCCCGAGTCCCCGCGGTTGAGCGTGACCCAGGCGTCGTACACGTCGTACGGCACGAGATTGACGAGGCTGGCCGCGCTGATCGCGGCGGTCTGGCCCTCGGGCAGGCCGCTGCGGCTGCTGACGCCGTTGCTGCCCGGCGTCTCGGACGCCTGGAGCGCGCCGGTGACGGTGACCTGGCCGGTGGGCGGCGCGGGCACCTTCGCCGGGTCCGGCTCGCCGGGCAGCCAGCCGCGGACGACGGGCAGCGCGCGGCCGGTGTCGGTGCGCAGCAGGGTCAGGACGTAGTAGCCGTGCTTGTCGTCCAGCGTGCGGTCGGGCACGAGGAGCTGGGTGTCGTACCGGCCGGTCGCGGTGGCCTGCTTGCCGGAGGTGGCCTTGGTGACGGGCAGCAGGCCGTCCAGGGGCCGGGCCGCCTCCTGCTGGGCCGAGGTGACGCGCTCCTCCGCCTCGCGGTGGTTGTCCACCCGGTCCTCGAACCGGCCCAGCTGCCAGGACCCCATGAAGATGCAGAAGGGGATGGAGAGCAGCAGGAAGACGTTGATCGCCCACCAGCGGGGGGTCAGCAGAAACCGGTACACGCCCTCAACGGTACGGGCCCGCGGACGGTTCCCGTCCCGCGGGGTCGGCTGCGGCGTGGCCTCCGGGCGGCCCGTGGCGCCGCGCGCGGGGCGGGTGGTGACCGGCGGGGGAAGCGCCGGGCGGGCCCGGCCGGGCGGCCTCGGGTGAGAGGTCCGGTGGAAGTTCCGGAGGAAGTTGTCCACAGGCTGGGGACCTCGGACGCGCGAGGGCGGTCCGGACGGGCAGTATGGGGACATGACTGAGAGCAACGGGTCCGACGCGCCGGACCGGGCGGACCACCAGACCGAGCGAGTGCAGCAGACCGGGGAGATGCCCGACTGGGAGAAGCGCTTCAGGGCGCCCCGGGTGTCCCTTCCCGACTGGGCCGAGGACGCCCCCGACCGCTCCCTGTTCGTGTCGAACGCGACGGGGACGTACGAGCTGTACGCCTGGGACCGGGCGACCGGCGAGCAGCGCCAGGTGACCGACCGGCCCAACGGCACGACGGACGGCGTGCTCTCGCCCGACGGCGAGTGGATCTGGTGGTTCGACGACA contains these protein-coding regions:
- a CDS encoding SLATT domain-containing protein, producing the protein MVQPEMQPEGRPHDGRGDGAAGPWPGDPGGRAFPLGDWGEPAARLDELYRWVERGALDTAAWYLADRAWKRRCAWALRAGSALGALTGAALPLLDLTGAADGVTPWGYLALLLAVACVAGDRFFGMTSGWMRDVATVQAVHRRLQAFQFDWASECVREVLGPAEGTAGEAAERCLTVLRRFTEDVTELVRVETADWMMEFRSGGAPLGVRTVLAGAGRPEGAVPAGRLPSPPNGARPNMPRQRPPEAR
- a CDS encoding YbaB/EbfC family nucleoid-associated protein, producing the protein MIPGGGQPNMQQLLQQAQKMQQDLAKAQEELARTEVEGQAGGGLVKATVTGSGELRSLKIDPKAVDPEDTETLADLVVAAVQAANENAQTLQQQKLGPLAQGLGGGGIPGLPF
- the recR gene encoding recombination mediator RecR, which translates into the protein MYEGVVQDLIDELGRLPGVGPKSAQRIAFHILQAEPTDVRRLAHALMEVKAKVRFCATCGNVAQEEQCNICRDTRRDPAVICVVEEPKDVVAIERTREFRGRYHVLGGAISPIDGVGPDDLRIRELLARLADGTVTELILATDPNLEGEATATYLARMIKPMGLKVTRLASGLPVGGDLEYADEVTLGRAFEGRRLLDV
- a CDS encoding DUF5063 domain-containing protein; translated protein: MSDATLHATHQNPDDFAVQIADQIESFLVAVTEVAKGDEPDSAVPFLLLEVSQLLLAGGRLGAHEDIVPDERYEPDMGPEADVDELRENLARLLDPIDVYSEVFDPYEPRKAPVPARISDDLTDVITDLRHGMAHYRAGRTSEALWWWQFSYFSNWGSTASASLRALQSVVAHVRLNQPLAELDGLDTDQGIGDDTLEFEAGRVMAEEIGTPLGVRPVT
- a CDS encoding aspartate-semialdehyde dehydrogenase gives rise to the protein MTGTAGPGRSGRPTLAVVGATGAVGTVMLQILSQRADVWGEIRLIASPRSAGRKLAVRGEEVEVVALTGDAFDGVDVAMFDVPDEVSAEWAPVAAARGAVVVDNSGAFRMDPDVPLVVPEVNPHAVRSRPRGIVANPNCTTLSMIVAMGALHAEFGLRELVVSSYQAVSGAGQAGVRTLREQLSLVAGTDLGTNPGDVRRAVGDNTGPFPEPVALNVVPWAGSLREDGWSSEEMKVRDESRKILGLPSLPVAVTCVRVPVVTVHSLTVHARFEGEVTVAKAREILATAPGVVLFDNPAAGEFPTPADVVGTDPTWVGRVRRTLDDPTALELFVCGDNLRKGAALNTAQIAELVAAERPVP
- a CDS encoding SigE family RNA polymerase sigma factor — encoded protein: MAEVLDFTAPRGTALRPPRATLRPRVAGASGGMPVIAPMPAARPARIPGQRDGADDTVAAGTTVDHLTETYRTHYRSLLGLAALLLDDTASCEDVVQEAFIRVHSARKRVRDPEKTLAYLRQTVVNLSRSALRRRILGLKLLSKPMPDMASAEEGAYDQLERDSLIKAMKNLQRRQREVLVLRYFADMTEAQVAETLGISLGSVKAYGSRGIAALRVAMEAPA
- a CDS encoding SURF1 family protein — translated: MYRFLLTPRWWAINVFLLLSIPFCIFMGSWQLGRFEDRVDNHREAEERVTSAQQEAARPLDGLLPVTKATSGKQATATGRYDTQLLVPDRTLDDKHGYYVLTLLRTDTGRALPVVRGWLPGEPDPAKVPAPPTGQVTVTGALQASETPGSNGVSSRSGLPEGQTAAISAASLVNLVPYDVYDAWVTLNRGDSGMNAVPAAAPGGTGLDLKAFQNLGYTAEWFAFVGFVIFMWFRLLRREVELARDAELGLGPDADGGEPRGTDGDDGDGGQPQAADGTDGDDVPRQPTGVSSPVQ